A stretch of DNA from Desulfosarcina ovata subsp. ovata:
TCTCCCCCTGTAAACCGTCGTCTCATGATATTGGCCTCCTTATCTGCGTAAAAAATCCTGAAAAAGATTTCATCCATAACCACGGCGTGGAAAATGGCTCACAATTTCACCCGGCCGACCGCAAAAATGGCAGCGGCATCGAAAACCGAGGCGAAAAGGTACCGAAATTTCGATCTGTGGTGGCAACATAACCCGTTTAAAAGGGCTTGTTGAAGTATGATCATCCATGTTTTTTCTACGTGGATCGATTTCACGATGCCGACGACGGTTTTCGGCAAGACGGTGGGCTTTTTTACCTTTATCGGTTTTACGGTAGCGTCGCTGCGCTTTTCGACGGGACTGGAGACGACCGGCGATGCGGCATGCATCGCAACAATAAGCATGCCCACGAAAGCAGCACCGGCACACACAAAAAACGGTGTTGCACCAACGACAGGATATTTGGATCAGCTTTACCATCCGGCCTTGAAAGTGGCCGGAGTTTAAAGTAATTTACTTAATGAACATCCGGCCTTGATACGGAGTTCACCCTGAAAGCCCGGAAGTGATGGTTCCGGGCTTTCTCCTCATTTTCTTGGACCATGACAATACCCACTTTACAACCTACAAAAACTTTTTGGTAAAAACGATTGCCGGCGGGAGCTATTGCGGCGGGGTAGCGTGGTAGGTTTATTGATTTTTGGGGCGGGGTCTCGCTGCGGGATAGTAGAACCAACCGTTACACTTTTGCCGCATAGGCGGGGTAGGCCGTTACACTATTTTTGCCTTAGCATCCGCCAAAAAGCTGCTGGATAGAAGGGAGGGAGACATCGCAGCGGGCAAAGTGCCAGGCATCAATTTCGAGAAAGTGATCTTTGACAACTTGGCCGAAGGCCTTTTGCATGACTACCGCATCAACCAGCGGAAATCACTCATCCGAGCGGAACGTAGTGTGGGCCACCTAAAACGCTTTTTCGAGGGTGAATCGGTTCCGAAAATAACCTCTCCAAGGATTAGCCAATATATTGAGACTCGTTTGGTAGAAGGAGCAAAAAATGCCAGTATTAACAGGGAACTTTCCGCGTTGAAAAGAATGCTGAACCTCGGTGCACAGCAGACCCCACCAATAGTTGACAGGGTCCCTCACATTCCGATGCTGAAGGAAAACAATATCCGAAAGGGCTTTTTTGAACACGAAGAGTTTGTTGCACTCAGGAACAATCTGCCAGACTATCTCAGAGGTTTTGTAACGTTTGCATATAAGGTCGGCTGGCGATTTTCCGAAATTACCAATTTAACGTGGAATAATGTGGATCGTCCACAAGGCATCGTTCGTCTTGAGACAGGCGAAACTAAAAACGATGAAGCTCGTACCGTTTTTCTTGATGATGAATTAAAAATAATTTTCGATCAACAGTGGCAGGATCGCAAAAAACATATGGCCTTTTCCCCATTTGTATTCCCCAATCGTAAGGGTACTGGTCAAATCAAGGATATCAGAGGTGCTTGGTTTAAAGCTTGTAAAGATGGTGCTATTGGTCGAAAGCTTTTTCACGATTTTCGGCGAACTGCTGTTCGCAACATGGTGCGATCTGGAACCCCAGAACGCGTTGCGATGATGGTTTCTGGCCACAAAACGAGAGCTGTTTTTGATCGATATAACATCGTCAACGATGCCGACCTGAAAGCGGCTGCTCAGCGGCAACAAAAATATCTCGAAAAATTCGCGGGCACAGTTTCGGGCACAGTGGCGGATTTTAAACAAAAAAAGGAGTCAGCCGGTGACAGCTAACTCCTTGTTTTTACTGGTGCCCGGGGCCGGAATCGAACCGGCACGAAACTAAGTTTCGAGGGATTTTAAGTCCCTTGCGTCTACCTATTCCGCCACCCGGGCAAGCCGTTACTTTTTTATCTTTGGAAGATCCAATGGATGTTTCACGGTTGTGGGGCAGCTATTAACGGGAATCCGGCAAAATGTCAAGTAAATCGGCAGGCTTCCTCTATACTCGCGGCATTTCAGAAAGACGCATGAAATCGACCACGCCGTGACAACGGCAGGCTGTGGCGATCATCAGGGGCCGTCGGTGGTTCCGCTCGGCGATATCCAACGCATGAATCATATCGGCCGGGAGAAGTCCCCCGACACCGGGCTGCAGTTGGTGGCTGCGCAGGACGATGGGCAGCACGTCATCGAATTCAAGACCGGCCAGCAACCTGAACAGGTCCATGGGTCTGGGCTTTCCTGTATGGGTGCAGCGCTCCTTTGGTTCGGGGCAGTTGTCCGGACAGATGAAATCGGCATGACTGACAAACACCTGGCCCGGTTTTCCGGGCATGGCATGGGGCATTCGGGCAAGCCAGTGGTCGGGGATGGCCATCGGTTGGATGTCGTATCGAGACCTTAATTTCAGTGACATCCACTCGGCCGCCACATGAACCGGAATCGCCGGCACGATCCGATCCACGGCAGCCGCCTCGGTTAACATGCGTCCCAGCCAATCGATACCGTCTCCGAGAACCGTTGTGACGCCTTCAAGGCGATCGGTCGGCGTCACCGTGTCCACCACCGTGATGCTGGCACCAGGGATGTGCCGGCGGATCCGCGATACGGCGATCTGCCCGAAGTGCCCCGCCCCGATAATCCAGAAACGCCGCGGGGATTCGATTCCGTCCCTTTGATCCTTGTTATTATTCATGGCTTTTGGTAAAAATTGATGACTTTGGAAAAATCAATCGTCCGCGCTGGCTTTGATCAGTTAAAATCGCGGACAACAAATGCGAAACCGTTGAATGACACCAATGCAAGCAACAACTCCGCAACTCATTCTGGCCTCCCAATCTCCACGCAGACGCTACCTGCTCGAGCAGGCCGGCCTGACGTTTCAAGTAATTCCCAGCAGTTTTGATGAAGACTCGGTCCGGCCGAAAAATCCGTCCGAATATGTCAAAACCCTGGCTACGGCCAAGGCCGACGAGGTGGCCTCGCGTTATCCCGGCAGTTGGGTCATCGGTGCGGACACGATCGTCACCATCGACGATTCCATCTTGGGCAAACCCGCCGATGCCCGGCAGGCTCGCGAGATGCTGGTCCGGCTCAGTGGGCAGTCCCACTTCGTCTATACGGGATATGCCATTGTGTGTAAACAGACAAACTCCTGCCACTGCGAGGCTGTTCAAACCCGTGTGCAGTTCAAGGCGCTCAGCGACGCTGAAATCGACTGGTACATCGAGTCCGGCGAGCCCTTTGACAAGGCCGGCGCCTACGCCATCCAGGGGCTGGGAACCTTTCTGGTCCGGTCAATCGATGGTTCCTACACCAATGTGGTCGGGCTGCCCGTCTGCGAGGTGATCGAAACGCTGTTCAAGCTCGGTGTCGTTCGGCTCAGCCATGCCAATGCAAAAGAGGTGGCCGTGTGAAGCAGAATCTGGAGAACATCCGCCGGCGCATCGCCGATGCCGCCACCGCCTGCGGCCGCGACCCGCAAACGGTCCGGTTGGTGGCGGTCACCAAAACCGTGTCTGTCGACCGCGTGGCCGAAGCCATCGACGCCGGTATCGACATCGTCGGTGAAAACTACATCCAGGAAGCCCGAGACAAGTTCGACGCCCTCTACGATCGGCCGTTGACGTGGCATTTCATCGGCCACCTGCAGTCCAACAAAGCCAAATACGCCGTACGCATGTTCGACCTGATCCATTCGGTCGATTCTCTCAAACTGGCCCGGGCGCTGGACAAAGCGGCACAAAACAACGCCAAGATCCAGAAAATTCTCATCCAGGTAAACATCAGCCAGGAGGAAAGTAAGTCCGGAACTACCGAAAACGAGGCCATGGACCTGGTTACCGACATCAGCCGACTCGAACATGTCCGCATCAAGGGGCTGATGACCATGCCGCCGTTTTTCGATCAGCCGGAACGGGCGCGTCCGTTTTTCCACCAACTGGCCCGTCTGCAGAGCCGGATTGCCGATCGGAATATTCCCGGCGTCAGGATGGATGAACTCTCCATGGGCATGACTGGGGATTTTGAAGTCGCCATCCAGGAGGGCGCCACCCTGGTGCGCATCGGCACGGCCCTGTTTGGAGCCCGCCGGTGAAGCTGCTCCTGCACATCTGCTGCGGCCCGTGCAGCATCTATCCGCTGGAGGTCCTGCGCCAGAATCGCCACAACGTGATGGGATTCTTCTACCGCTATAATATCCATCCCTACACCGAATGCATGCGGCGGGAGAAGACCCTTAAAACCTATGCGGAATCGATCGATCTCAAAGTCATCTACCAGCCCGGCTATGATATGGAAGCGTTTTTGCGCAATGTGGCCTTCCGCGAGGCCGAACGCTGCATCTACTGCTATCACGACCGCATGACCACCACGGCCCATTTCGCCAAAAAGGGCAAATTCGACGCCTTCAGTACCACCCTGCTCTACAGCCGCTTTCAGAAACACGACCAGATCCGGTCCATCGGTGAGGCTGTGGGGAAATCGATCGGGGTGCCTTTCTATTACCAGGATTTTCGGGATGGCTGGAAGGCGGGCATCGATGCTTCCAGGCGGCTGGGCATGTACCGCCAGCCCTATTGCGGATGCATTTACAGTGAGAAAGCACGCTACTATCGCGCCCCCAAACCGCATTCACGCCAATCGGATGCAAACACGCCCTGATGCCACGCCGACAGGACAACTGACACCATGTTCGGAAACTTCATCTATTTTATCGTTGCCCTGTTAATCTACTCCACCTATCAACCGTCGGAGCAGACCAACTTTGTGCTGTTGGACACGATTGTTTTCTTTCTGTCGCTGACCCTTCTTTTCTTCATCCTCTCCAAGCGCCAGTTTGCCCGTATCGCCAATCAGGCGGACCATCGCGGGCATGAGGTGCTGGATCAACAGTTTTCATCGGCGTTGACCCGCCAGTCGATCCTGGCCATCGCGCTGTTCGCGCTTGACATTTATGGTCTCAACCTGTCGTCGTTTTTTACCGGTATCGGCCTGTTCGATATCATCCCCACCCTCGAGGCCCTCTTCTTCATGGCGCTTTTTGTGGGCTATCTGGTTATTATCTGGTCCAATGCCTACGACGCCTATCGATTGATCTATGGTGCCCAGATATCGCGCAGGGCCTATGTCAGCTCCAACATCGCCTTCAGCATTCCCATACTGCTTCCCTGGCTGCTGCTCTCGGGCATCGCCGATCTGATCCTGGCGTTGCCCTTTGACCTGCCGCGCCAGGTGCTTTCATCCCCGGAAGGGGAAGCGGCCTATTTTCTCTTTTTTCTCCTTGCCGTAGCGGTTCTCGGCCCGCTGATCATCCAGAAATTCTGGCGCTGCCGGCCGTTGGAAAACGGATATTATCGCCAGCGGATCGAAGCCATCTGCCAGCAGGCCAATCTGAAATACGCCGACATCCTCTATTGGCCGATTTTCGGCGGCCGGATGATCACTGCCGGTGTGATGGGCCTGGTCAGCCGATTTCGCTATATCCTGGTAACCGACGCCCTCTTGCGGATTCTCAGCCCCGAAGAGGTCGACGCCGTCATCGGTCACGAAATCGGCCATGTGAAAAAGCGGCATCTGCTCTTCTACCTTTTTTTCTTCATCGGCTACATGCTGATCACCTATGCCACCTTTGACTTGATCATCTACCTGATCATCTTTTCCGAGCCCCTCTACCGGTTCGTGTTCACCACGGGCATCAGCCGTGCCACCGTTACCACGGGGCTTTCCAGTTTGGCGATCATCTTCAACTTTCTCATCTATTTCCGCTACATTTTCGGCTATTTCATGCGCAACTTCGAGCGCCAGGCCGATGCCTTCGTATATACCCTGTTCGCCAGTGCCGCACCGCTGATCACCACATTTCAGAAGATCGTAAGCGTATCCGGCAATTCCGCGGACAAGCCCAACTGGCACCACTTCAGTATCCGTCAGCGGGTCAACTTCCTCAGGCGCTGCGAAGCCGACCGCACCTGGGTGGATCGCCACGACCGCAAAGTACGCATCAGCATCGCCATCTATGCCGCGGCCATGGTGCTGATTGGTGGTATCGGTTACCAATTGAACTTCGGGCAGGCCGGCAAGCAGCTCAATGAGAAATTCTTTGAAACGGCCATTCTCAGTGCGATCGACCGTGATGAGGAAAACAGTGCCGGGCTCTATGGCATGCTGGGGGATCTCTATTTCGGCCGCAACAGCTTCGACCAGGCGATCTCGGCCTACCGCGCCGCCCTGGATCTGGAACCCGATAATACCATCGTTCTGAATAATTACGCCTGGCTCCTGGCCACCTGCGCGGATCCGGCATTGCGCAATCCTGAGCTGGCCCTGACGCTGGCCAAAAAAGCCGTCGCCATCGACCCTTCTGCGCATGTGCTGGACACGCTGGCCGAAAGTCTGTTCGTCAACGGAAAAATCGGCCATGCCATTGAAACGGCCAGGATTGCCCTGGATAAGGCCACATCCAATCGGGCTTACTACGCGGAACAACTGGAAAAGTTCCAGGCGGCAATCGAATCGCCCACCGCCGATTGAGGCCGGAAGATGTCAGTGGTTGGACGTGCGGACTATTTGATGCAAACCTTCCTGACTTCAAGCAGGTCGCAGTGCCCCTGAAAGATCTTATCGATACCGTCCTGTTTCAGGGTCGACATGCCGTCGTTGATGGCTTGGTCACGAATCTGTTCCATGGGGGCCTTGAGCTGGATCAGTTTTTTCATCTCATCGGTTCCCATGAGCAGTTCGTGGATGCCCATCCGGCCACGGTACCCACTGTTGCCGCACAGGTCACATCCCTCGGGTTTATATAGCTGCAGGTCATCCGTGTAGGGAATATCCAGATTGGCTTTGAACTCCTCTTCGCCGTACTCACGCACCAGTTCGTCGTACTCCTCCTTGCTGGGATGGTATTGCCGCTTGCAGGTTTTGCACAGGGTACGCACAAGGCGCTGGGCCATAATACACAGGATGGCATCAGCGAAGTTGAAGGGATCCATGCCCATGTCCAAAAGACGGGTAATGCTCTCCGGGGCGCTGTTGGTGTGCAGGGTGGAAAAAACCAGGTGACCGGTCAGGGAGGCCTCGATACCGATGGAGGTGGTCTCCTTGTCGCGCATTTCACCGACCATGATCACATCCGGGTCGGCGCGCAGGAAGGCCCGCATGGCAGCGGCAAAGTCAAATCCGATTTTGGGTTTGACCTGCACCTGTCGAAGGCCGCGCTGGGTGATTTCCACCGGGTCCTCGGCGGTCCAGATTTTGGTTTCGGTTTTATTGATAAAGCTAAGGGCCGAGTGCAGGGTAGTGGTTTTACCGGAACCGGTGGGGCCGCAGACAAAGATCAGGCCATACGGTTTGGTGACCACACTAATAAAATTCTTGTGGTTGCGCTTGGAAAAGCCCATCTTGTCCAGGGGGATGGGTTCGCCGGCAGCCAGGATACGCATGACCACATCCTCGAGACCACCCTGGGTGGGAATGGTGGCCACACGCAGTTCGATGTCTTTCCCACCGTACTTTTTAAATTTGATCTTGCCGTCCTGGGGAAGCCGCCTCTCTGCGATGTCCAGGTCGGACATGATCTTGATTCTGGAAACCACCGCATTCTTGTATGAAAAGGGGATGGTCTGATAAATCGTGCAGGCCCCGTCCACCCGGATCCGTACCTGGGTGTTCTGTTTTCCGGGATAGGGCTCGACATGGATATCCGAGGCATTGCGGTTGTATGCATCCAGAATAATCTTGTTGACCAGCTGGACAACGGCGCTGTCTTCATCACCGACACTGGACTCGGCCTCCTCCACCTCATCTGTTTCCACCTGGAGTTGGGAGAGGATGTCGTCGATTTCCGCCAGTTCCTTTTCGTCCTGGGTAAACAGCTTGATGAAATCGAGGATGTCCTGCCTGAGGCTGACGTAGAAAGTGACCGGCCGACCGGGAAAAAGGGCCTTGATTTCGTCTATTTTCTTCAGGTCGTAAGGGTTGTCGACGGCAATGACGACTTTGTTGTCCTCACTTTTCAGGGGCACCCAGATGTTATTGCGCATGAAGGGCACTTTTAAGCCCGCAATGAGGTCACCGGGGATGGGATAATTGGCGTTGTACTCGATAAAATTGGTCTTGAAGTATTTTTCCAGGGCGTTGCCGATCTCTTTTTTGGAAATCTTGAAATCCTTCATCAGAACGGCGGAAACCGGCTCTTTGCGTTTCGCTCCGTCGGCAATGGCCTTGGTCAGTTCCTTCTGGGTGAGCAAATGGTTTTCCAGAAGGTAGTCGTATTTGTTGGTGCGCGAGCCCCGGGCGGCAATGCGTTTCTGATTGTACAGAGCGGTGCCCATGATCTTGGAGAGTTCTTGGATGGCCTTTTCCTCGGCCGGTCCGAATTCACCATTGCCTTCGCGGTTGATCAGTTCCAGGGTGCCCATCAGGTATTTCTGATAGACGATGGGATGGGCCAAAATCTGTCGCGTCCGGTAGCCGGTACGGCGGTCCCAGCTGGAATCGAACTGGAGGCTGGGGTCAATGTCCGTCAGTTCGCCTTGATCGTAGGCATCCTTGATATTGACCAAACGCTGTTTGAGGGCAGCATAGCCGGCAATACTGGTCTGGGCCACGGGGATGCGAATCTCGGCCACCTCATTGCCGGATTTGAACCGTGACACCAGTTCCCGCTTGACGCCATCAACCACATACACGGTGATGCGATTGGCCCCGAACAATTCGCAGATGTCATCCTTGACATTAATCAGTGCCTCGCCCAGGTTGTTGGCCGAATTCAGCTGGTTGCCGAGGGCTTGGATTTTTATCTTGTACTCGCTTTCAGATAGCGTGTGTCGCTCTGCGTTACTGTCGACAGTCAAACTGGTTTCTGCATTGGCCATAATAACTTTTTACCTGCGTTTGATGGGTAAAAGACGCGTCTTGTGGGGTTTAAATAACGGAACCGCTTCAGATCACCTTAACGGATCGGAGACAGCCGTCTTATTTACGATATTGCCGGTAGAGTTTTTTACACCCGCCTCCGATCAGAAAGAGCCCCATAAAATAAAAACAGAATCGAATAAAACCGGAGGCACCGGCGAACCTGGGTATTTGCTCGATATTGGGCATCACCTGGGGAATCCGGTAAAAAACACCGAGTCCGGCAAGGATCAGGGCAACCGCCCAGATCACCTGTATCTGATTTACCTGTTTGTCGCCCATGGATGCACCTTAGGGCGATTTCTGTCAAAGAATATACCCGCCTGCTTGTCTTTTCATCCGTCTTCCGCGTTGGGCTTTTCCACACATAGCCCCACTATGCGTAAAAAAGCCCGCCTTGAATACGAATGAAAATCCTGCGCATTCTGGTATATTCTTATCCGCCAATCGCCTAAAAAGGTTAATCTTGTGGATCAAAGCTGGTACAGCCGCTCGCCATCAATCACATTGACGCCTTTGGACTGGAGCAACTGGACCGCCTCCTGGTCCTTTTCAAAACGAAAAATCATGATCGCATTATCACCGGAGGAACGCACAAAGGCATACATATACTCCACATTGAGGTCGGCATTATGCAGCATGGTCAGGATATCGTGAAGACCGCCGGGCCGATCAGCCACCTCCACGGCCACCACATTGGTTTTTCCCACGGTAAAGCCATTGTTTTTCAATGTCTGGCGAGCTTTTTCAGTATCATCAACAATCAGTCGCAACACACCGAAATCCGAAGTGTCGGCAAGTGCCAGGGCCCGGATATTCACTTTGGCTTCACTGAGAATCGACGTTACTTCCGAAAGCCGCCCGGATTTGTTTTCCAGAAATACGGAAATCTGTTCAACCTGCATATGTCTTCCTCCCATATAATCGGTCAATGGACCGGTGACTTGAGCGCTGGATAACCTTTTAAAATTTATCAGATCTGACGGTTGTCCACAACCCGTATGGCCTTGCCCTGGCTTCTTTCAATGGCTTTGGGTTCAACCAGTTTGACATTCGCGGAAACGCCGAGAAGTTCCTTGATGGTTTTGGTGATCCGCCGTTCCAGCTGCTGCAGTCCCTTGACCTCGTCGCTGAAACCTCGCTCGCCCACCTCTACCTTGACGGTCAGCACGTCCAGGTTGTCTTCTCGATCGACCACAAGCTGATAGTGGGGTTCCACCTCTTTAATCTCCATCAGCACGCTTTCTATCTGAGAGGGGAATACATTCACGCCGCGAATGATCAGCATATCGTCACTGCGTCCCGTCACCCGGTTCATCCGCACGTGGGTACGACCACAGACACACGGCTCGGGATTAAGTGAGGTGATATCCCGGGTGCGGTAGCGGATTACGGGGAAGGCCTCCTTGGTCAACGAGGTAAACACCAGTTCGCCGGTTTCGCCGTAAGGCAGCGGTTCAAGGGTTTTCGGGTCGACGATTTCGGCGATGAAGTGATCCTCAAAAACATGCAGCCCCTTCTTGGCTTCGTGGCACTCGATGGCCACTCCGGGCCCCATCACTTCACTGAGCCCGTAAATGTCGACGGCCGTGAGATTCAGCTTGCGTTCAAGTTCCTCGCGCATCTTCTCGGACCAGGGCTCGGCGCCGAAAATACCGAACTTGAACTTCAACGAAGCGAAGGACACGCCCATATCCTCCGCGATCTCTGCCAGATGAAGGGCGTAGGAGGGGGTTGAGGTAATAACGGTGGCACCAAAATCCTTCATGATAACCACTTGCCTTTTGGTATTGCCACCGGACACCGGAATCACCGACGCCCCCAATCGTTCAGCACCGTAATGCACGCCCAGGCCACCCGTAAAAAGGCCGTATCCGTATGCATTGTGGATGATATCACCGCGGCCTGCCCCCCCGGCGGAGAGAGCACGGGCCATCAGCGTAGACCAGGTACCCACGTCCCTGGCGGTGTAGCCGACCACGGTCGGCTGACCGGTGGTTCCGGAGGAGGCATGAATGCGCACCACATTGTCCATGGGAACGGCGAACATGTTGAAAGGATAATTATCCCGCAGGTCCTGTTTGGTCGTAAAAGGGACATATTTCAGGTCCTTCAGGGTTTTTATGTCGGCAGGTGTAATTCCGGCGGCTTTGAAGGTCTCACGATAAAAGGGGACACTGGCATAAACTCGCTGAAGAGTCGTCTGAAGCCGCCGAAGCTGAATGGATTCCAGCGCCTCACGGGGCATGGTTTCGTATTCGATGTCGT
This window harbors:
- a CDS encoding tyrosine-type recombinase/integrase, whose product is MPGINFEKVIFDNLAEGLLHDYRINQRKSLIRAERSVGHLKRFFEGESVPKITSPRISQYIETRLVEGAKNASINRELSALKRMLNLGAQQTPPIVDRVPHIPMLKENNIRKGFFEHEEFVALRNNLPDYLRGFVTFAYKVGWRFSEITNLTWNNVDRPQGIVRLETGETKNDEARTVFLDDELKIIFDQQWQDRKKHMAFSPFVFPNRKGTGQIKDIRGAWFKACKDGAIGRKLFHDFRRTAVRNMVRSGTPERVAMMVSGHKTRAVFDRYNIVNDADLKAAAQRQQKYLEKFAGTVSGTVADFKQKKESAGDS
- a CDS encoding potassium transporter, with product MNNNKDQRDGIESPRRFWIIGAGHFGQIAVSRIRRHIPGASITVVDTVTPTDRLEGVTTVLGDGIDWLGRMLTEAAAVDRIVPAIPVHVAAEWMSLKLRSRYDIQPMAIPDHWLARMPHAMPGKPGQVFVSHADFICPDNCPEPKERCTHTGKPRPMDLFRLLAGLEFDDVLPIVLRSHQLQPGVGGLLPADMIHALDIAERNHRRPLMIATACRCHGVVDFMRLSEMPRV
- a CDS encoding Maf family protein; the protein is MTPMQATTPQLILASQSPRRRYLLEQAGLTFQVIPSSFDEDSVRPKNPSEYVKTLATAKADEVASRYPGSWVIGADTIVTIDDSILGKPADARQAREMLVRLSGQSHFVYTGYAIVCKQTNSCHCEAVQTRVQFKALSDAEIDWYIESGEPFDKAGAYAIQGLGTFLVRSIDGSYTNVVGLPVCEVIETLFKLGVVRLSHANAKEVAV
- a CDS encoding YggS family pyridoxal phosphate-dependent enzyme encodes the protein MKQNLENIRRRIADAATACGRDPQTVRLVAVTKTVSVDRVAEAIDAGIDIVGENYIQEARDKFDALYDRPLTWHFIGHLQSNKAKYAVRMFDLIHSVDSLKLARALDKAAQNNAKIQKILIQVNISQEESKSGTTENEAMDLVTDISRLEHVRIKGLMTMPPFFDQPERARPFFHQLARLQSRIADRNIPGVRMDELSMGMTGDFEVAIQEGATLVRIGTALFGARR
- a CDS encoding epoxyqueuosine reductase QueH, which produces MKLLLHICCGPCSIYPLEVLRQNRHNVMGFFYRYNIHPYTECMRREKTLKTYAESIDLKVIYQPGYDMEAFLRNVAFREAERCIYCYHDRMTTTAHFAKKGKFDAFSTTLLYSRFQKHDQIRSIGEAVGKSIGVPFYYQDFRDGWKAGIDASRRLGMYRQPYCGCIYSEKARYYRAPKPHSRQSDANTP
- a CDS encoding M48 family metallopeptidase; this translates as MFGNFIYFIVALLIYSTYQPSEQTNFVLLDTIVFFLSLTLLFFILSKRQFARIANQADHRGHEVLDQQFSSALTRQSILAIALFALDIYGLNLSSFFTGIGLFDIIPTLEALFFMALFVGYLVIIWSNAYDAYRLIYGAQISRRAYVSSNIAFSIPILLPWLLLSGIADLILALPFDLPRQVLSSPEGEAAYFLFFLLAVAVLGPLIIQKFWRCRPLENGYYRQRIEAICQQANLKYADILYWPIFGGRMITAGVMGLVSRFRYILVTDALLRILSPEEVDAVIGHEIGHVKKRHLLFYLFFFIGYMLITYATFDLIIYLIIFSEPLYRFVFTTGISRATVTTGLSSLAIIFNFLIYFRYIFGYFMRNFERQADAFVYTLFASAAPLITTFQKIVSVSGNSADKPNWHHFSIRQRVNFLRRCEADRTWVDRHDRKVRISIAIYAAAMVLIGGIGYQLNFGQAGKQLNEKFFETAILSAIDRDEENSAGLYGMLGDLYFGRNSFDQAISAYRAALDLEPDNTIVLNNYAWLLATCADPALRNPELALTLAKKAVAIDPSAHVLDTLAESLFVNGKIGHAIETARIALDKATSNRAYYAEQLEKFQAAIESPTAD
- a CDS encoding GspE/PulE family protein, whose amino-acid sequence is MANAETSLTVDSNAERHTLSESEYKIKIQALGNQLNSANNLGEALINVKDDICELFGANRITVYVVDGVKRELVSRFKSGNEVAEIRIPVAQTSIAGYAALKQRLVNIKDAYDQGELTDIDPSLQFDSSWDRRTGYRTRQILAHPIVYQKYLMGTLELINREGNGEFGPAEEKAIQELSKIMGTALYNQKRIAARGSRTNKYDYLLENHLLTQKELTKAIADGAKRKEPVSAVLMKDFKISKKEIGNALEKYFKTNFIEYNANYPIPGDLIAGLKVPFMRNNIWVPLKSEDNKVVIAVDNPYDLKKIDEIKALFPGRPVTFYVSLRQDILDFIKLFTQDEKELAEIDDILSQLQVETDEVEEAESSVGDEDSAVVQLVNKIILDAYNRNASDIHVEPYPGKQNTQVRIRVDGACTIYQTIPFSYKNAVVSRIKIMSDLDIAERRLPQDGKIKFKKYGGKDIELRVATIPTQGGLEDVVMRILAAGEPIPLDKMGFSKRNHKNFISVVTKPYGLIFVCGPTGSGKTTTLHSALSFINKTETKIWTAEDPVEITQRGLRQVQVKPKIGFDFAAAMRAFLRADPDVIMVGEMRDKETTSIGIEASLTGHLVFSTLHTNSAPESITRLLDMGMDPFNFADAILCIMAQRLVRTLCKTCKRQYHPSKEEYDELVREYGEEEFKANLDIPYTDDLQLYKPEGCDLCGNSGYRGRMGIHELLMGTDEMKKLIQLKAPMEQIRDQAINDGMSTLKQDGIDKIFQGHCDLLEVRKVCIK
- a CDS encoding ACT domain-containing protein, coding for MQVEQISVFLENKSGRLSEVTSILSEAKVNIRALALADTSDFGVLRLIVDDTEKARQTLKNNGFTVGKTNVVAVEVADRPGGLHDILTMLHNADLNVEYMYAFVRSSGDNAIMIFRFEKDQEAVQLLQSKGVNVIDGERLYQL
- a CDS encoding phenylacetate--CoA ligase — protein: MPREALESIQLRRLQTTLQRVYASVPFYRETFKAAGITPADIKTLKDLKYVPFTTKQDLRDNYPFNMFAVPMDNVVRIHASSGTTGQPTVVGYTARDVGTWSTLMARALSAGGAGRGDIIHNAYGYGLFTGGLGVHYGAERLGASVIPVSGGNTKRQVVIMKDFGATVITSTPSYALHLAEIAEDMGVSFASLKFKFGIFGAEPWSEKMREELERKLNLTAVDIYGLSEVMGPGVAIECHEAKKGLHVFEDHFIAEIVDPKTLEPLPYGETGELVFTSLTKEAFPVIRYRTRDITSLNPEPCVCGRTHVRMNRVTGRSDDMLIIRGVNVFPSQIESVLMEIKEVEPHYQLVVDREDNLDVLTVKVEVGERGFSDEVKGLQQLERRITKTIKELLGVSANVKLVEPKAIERSQGKAIRVVDNRQI